From Allofrancisella guangzhouensis, a single genomic window includes:
- a CDS encoding phosphoglycerate kinase, whose protein sequence is MSFLTIRDVNLKDKRVIVRVDFNVPVKDNKVTSTVRIQAAIPTIEYILEQGGRPILLSHLGRPTEGKYDPQFSLEPVARVLEEIIRKPVKFEKNWLDGVEVKAGEIIMCDNVRFNKGEEKSDDELSKKIASLGDVFVMDAFATAHRAQASTYGAAKYIPVACAGFLVSNEIKALEKALKNPKKPMAAIVGGSKVSTKLSVLHNLLDNVETLIVGGGIANTFIKAKGYSIGNSLYEQDLVCQAKDILTKAQQKDINIPVPVDVRVAKEFSENAPAVIKNVADVADDDMILDIGPKSAENIAKLLDSSNTILWNGPVGVFEFDSFAEGTKTLSLAIANSKAFSVAGGGDTIAAIEKFGIENKISYISTAGGAFLEFLEGKKLPAIEILKEKAKNNFI, encoded by the coding sequence ATGAGTTTTCTAACTATAAGAGATGTAAATCTAAAAGATAAAAGAGTAATAGTTAGGGTTGATTTTAATGTCCCGGTTAAAGACAATAAAGTCACAAGTACCGTAAGAATTCAAGCAGCTATTCCAACTATAGAATATATTTTAGAACAAGGTGGTAGACCGATTCTGTTATCTCACCTTGGGCGCCCTACTGAAGGAAAATACGATCCTCAATTTTCACTAGAACCTGTAGCAAGAGTTTTAGAAGAAATAATTCGTAAACCAGTAAAGTTTGAAAAAAATTGGCTTGATGGTGTTGAAGTTAAAGCTGGTGAAATTATTATGTGTGATAATGTTCGCTTTAACAAAGGCGAAGAAAAATCTGATGATGAGTTATCTAAAAAAATAGCGAGTTTGGGTGATGTATTTGTAATGGATGCTTTTGCAACGGCTCATCGTGCCCAAGCTTCTACATATGGTGCTGCAAAATATATACCAGTAGCATGCGCAGGGTTTTTAGTTTCAAATGAGATTAAAGCTTTAGAAAAAGCATTAAAAAATCCTAAAAAGCCTATGGCTGCTATAGTAGGAGGCTCAAAGGTGTCTACTAAGTTATCAGTCTTACACAACCTACTTGATAATGTTGAAACATTAATTGTTGGTGGAGGTATAGCAAATACTTTCATAAAAGCCAAAGGTTATTCTATAGGTAATTCGCTTTATGAGCAAGATTTGGTTTGCCAAGCAAAAGATATTCTAACAAAAGCCCAACAAAAGGATATTAATATACCAGTTCCTGTAGATGTCAGAGTTGCTAAAGAGTTTAGTGAAAATGCTCCAGCAGTTATAAAAAATGTAGCTGACGTAGCTGATGATGATATGATCTTGGATATAGGACCTAAATCAGCAGAAAATATTGCTAAGTTACTAGATTCTTCTAATACCATATTATGGAACGGACCAGTTGGAGTATTTGAGTTTGATAGCTTTGCAGAAGGTACAAAAACTTTATCTCTAGCTATCGCTAATTCAAAAGCATTTTCTGTAGCTGGTGGTGGAGATACTATAGCTGCTATAGAAAAATTTGGTATAGAAAATAAAATTTCTTATATTTCTACTGCTGGTGGAGCATTCTTAGAATTTTTGGAAGGCAAAAAACTCCCAGCTATTGAAATATTAAAAGAAAAAGCAAAAAATAACTTTATTTAA